The genomic interval taaaaacagtactctttgtgtagagaccagggtctggccctggggtcatctctccctggtaccatatagaacagaaacattaactcatgctctggaatgcggtctctTTAGGTTTAATCACCCAAAAGAgattgtaaatctcctgtcagtgttttctcccagaggcccatcctcagtagaacacacagacacagtagttctaagaaccctctattctgttgcataaaacaaccatttgatgcaataaaagtattataacataatgttgcagttttgctctcagtgtccactgaaagttgactagtaacaacaactgggacataaaagtcacccaccatgagacccactaaatctgcccaagaagaggcaaacaaaagaactggtgttacacatactgactaacgaggtgacaccaatcagtgcctCCTACGTGCTAtagtgctaaagtccaacctcaaaacataaaaatGGAAAAACTaaagcctgtaacaccttcccccttaagacaacaaataaaTCCTATcatttttgttggacaagtttgctcaccaccaacagaaaacaacttccatttcacattataatcaactacaatgcttcaccttcaccaatataaacatggtgtctactggctgtcaacaattaaaaacaagaaaaaacacgtatttctaaataataatatataatcgtattatttttttctcctttttctttctatagaatcctaaaactcactagcttctagaactctcgtcctcttggaacgagcccaaacaaaactcatctccaatacagaaaaacgtgcagtcaaaataaattgtgatccatggcaacgcaatggctaaacgcaaaacatgaacattttgactgcccacccttgagaaAATCAGCAACAAACTGGcaaacaacaattaaaaacaatatttattttttattattcccacaaagatttttctttctatagcttctagaactctcgtcttcctaaaacccactagcttctagaactctcgtcttcctaaaactcactagcttctagaactctcgtccccttggaacgagcccaaacaaaactcatctccaatacgggAAAACGTGCAGTAAAAATAAactgtgatccatggcaacgcactggcaaaacacaaaacattttgaccgccccccttgagacaatcagcaaccaggttgttctcaccacagacatgtctgatttcaaaaggaAACTCCTGCActatccgtagtaactttccacctcactgcagagcttctctctcttttcagggttcactagataggcatgttgttggatcggggcccagtccccaatgtcatgctctagtacatttgggttggcacatctgagaattaAACCTGCTATTCTAAAAgaagggcaacaatgtcaatatatttATACCCAAAAATTGTCAGTTgattgcataaataattatgattactaaaaGTTACATGAATTGTAAACATGAATTACCAAAAccaaatgtacacccctttgATAATATGTATTGTCAATAATTCACTTAATGGTAAGGCATGGtataataaaaaatgtttaaaaaaatatttgattgcatagtcttattttcaacgacttttcaattacattttgctcaatgtcaaaacacagttttaacgtgtccaaatcaataaccaatatgcagaaacagtttgggataaattgaaaacctaaacataacatgtgctatttacacaaacatctgccacaataatcatatttcttgtattttttaaaacaagttccttataaactgcacaagcaccagaaacgctgttgttttgacaagtagcaataaatcactgatatcgattagggggaaatcaggttgtacgtgctgttgaaactaacacaactaaacaaaacacatggaaatgggagatatcgtttacctcactggttagaggacaacctgcagaacaCAGTCAGCTACaatttggagtgatgcatttaaatgtaggggtcgctaaacaaaggaacacaacCCTTATTTGCcatcactcatcgatatcatgCTAAAATAATTTGTGTGACAGGatggagatgaggttgcacgtcctgttaaaactaacagctcaaaaaccacacggaatctgggaataatgtgtacatccctggttagaggacaactcgttttttgttagtcactttctgataaatctcataaatagtactcttccaattcagagcctggattttccccctgaggctaatatccatatcatgttgaaatcaatagaataggggacaaacgtttagggttctacattgtgacatcattaaaatactcctactacaatgttaaaacattctacattgtgacatcattaaaatactcctactacaatgttaaaacattctacattgtgacatcattaaaatactcctactacaatgttaaaacattctacattatgacatcattaaaatactcctactacaatgttaaaaacattctacattgtgacatcattaaaatactcctccTACAATGtttaaacattctacattgtgacatcattacaCACTCctcctacaatgttaaaacattctacattgagaCATTAAttaattgatatcatgaaacaactccttgatgtattttatgtttaatcagagatcttttatcagagtatcccTTCCCCTGTGTGTGTCCACTTGTGTATATTCAGGCTGTTtcgctgagtaaaactcttcccacatcgatcacagctataagatttctctcctgtgtgtgttctaaggtgtatagttagatagttAGAAgtactaaaactcttcccacattgatcacataacggattctctcctgtgtgtgttctctggtgtcgaaTAGGGGCacttgactgagtaaaactcttcccacattgatcacagctatatggtttctctcctgtgtgtgttctctggtgtattgtTAGAGAGGCAAATGAAGataaactcttcccacattgatcacagctatatgggttctctcctgtgtgtgttctctggtgtattgtTAGAGAGACAAATGTAGAAAAACTCTTcctacattgatcacagctatatggtttctctcctgtgtgtgttctatggtgtatagttagatagctagaagtagtaaaactcttcccacattgattacagctatatggtttctctcctgtgtgtgttctttggtgtACAGTCAGATGGCTAGGtttaacaaaactcttcccacattgagcacagccatatggtttctctcttgtgtgaattctctgatgaattttaatgcatgatgaggaggtgaatctcttcccacagtcagagcagcggtGAGGTTTCTTTCCTGTCGATCTCTGCTGGTGTTTTTTGAGGAGTTCTGacgtggagagactcttctctgcctcggcAGCGTCATGATGTAGTTGagactccccagaggatccacgatagtcccgtctctctcctgtgtgaacaacaaagtcagacggtTAAAGggccacaacagcagaaatccactgtttatttgaggGAAAGGGGGCCCAGAGGTCTGTTAAATTATTTTACAATTGTCTTAAGACAGTCAaacctaagcagtgtgccagatgaCCTTTGATCTCCAAAAAGGTCCCTTTCTGTGTTTGCCAAAATGGGATATAATTTTGTGCATAATCCCACTGggctactctgtaatgtgttgtcattctaaatgtccttaataaaggaaaatagctctgtgtgttgtacaatagcctatccatcaaggaacagttctctacacaatatgagctaagtatctctgtgtgcaaacagactaacgagaccttactgtaaatcaagcagacaataacattataaacaccaatttgttagcaatgttggatccaacgtagagcacggcataactgtctttaccagagtaatgaatgaagaagcactttggttgttgttgcatgttgtgatgtttgtcatgtgactgtcattcagaaaatgatttcctggatcagctgatgatagttgaacatgtgactataacaaaacagctacagtattaagtattatgtgtaattattgaaaaaccacattaatgacagtatccatttgggtgttgtcaataaagttaagggGACTTtcggttagaaccattggatttagcaaactctgaaattattgaaaactgttttcccagcgtaacataaggagaCACTAAATGAGACATAGTTAGAGagcatttcagagatctgaatacaaaaaaactgtccaacagcaag from Salvelinus alpinus chromosome 2, SLU_Salpinus.1, whole genome shotgun sequence carries:
- the LOC139549125 gene encoding zinc finger protein 180-like; translation: MSSLNYSLPAEEEAVCWTEKEALIKEEEEEKDVTIQKQVESEAVKGKEEEKDVTVKEEAFRVKEEEDVTVKDEEDSVFEVKEEEGEITVSSEEEEEETGYLGPISQTQFKASSGSKDELSHKMVLRNRAVITTGERRDYRGSSGESQLHHDAAEAEKSLSTSELLKKHQQRSTGKKPHRCSDCGKRFTSSSCIKIHQRIHTREKPYGCAQCGKSFVKPSHLTVHQRTHTGEKPYSCNQCGKSFTTSSYLTIHHRTHTGEKPYSCDQCRKSFSTFVSLTIHQRTHTGENPYSCDQCGKSLSSFASLTIHQRTHTGEKPYSCDQCGKSFTQSSAPIRHQRTHTGENPLCDQCGKSFSTSNYLTIHLRTHTGEKSYSCDRCGKSFTQRNSLNIHKWTHTGEGIL